A genome region from Chthonomonas sp. includes the following:
- the fliG gene encoding flagellar motor switch protein FliG, which yields MRKAAELTNKRKAAILLTALGADAAASVITHLSEDQIEILSLELARLERISPETRENVIMEFHSLATAQDFIAEGGVENAQKILEVAFGEERAKNIIQKIVSAMQVVPFEFLKRADPQQLLTFIQDEHPQTIAMVLAYLPMAQAAAVLGKLPQDLRANVAARIAEMEQTPPDVIRRVEQVLEKKVSSLISQDMSKAGGPKALVDLLSKVDRTTERQVLESLSESNPELAEEIKNMMFVFEDCISLDDRAIQAVLKEVDGRELATALKSVKQEVRDKIFTNMSERAVKMLKEDMEFMGPVKLKVVEEAQQKIVAVIRRLEETGEITIDRGSEEDAYV from the coding sequence ATGAGAAAAGCCGCAGAACTAACCAATAAGCGCAAGGCCGCAATCTTGCTGACCGCCCTCGGGGCCGACGCCGCCGCGTCGGTGATCACTCACCTTTCGGAAGACCAGATCGAAATCCTTTCGCTGGAACTCGCTCGCCTGGAGCGAATCTCACCGGAAACCCGCGAGAACGTGATCATGGAGTTCCACAGCCTGGCCACGGCGCAAGACTTCATCGCCGAAGGCGGGGTCGAGAACGCACAAAAGATTCTGGAAGTAGCCTTTGGCGAAGAACGGGCCAAGAACATTATCCAAAAGATTGTGTCGGCCATGCAGGTGGTGCCGTTTGAGTTTCTTAAGCGCGCCGACCCGCAACAGCTGCTGACCTTTATTCAGGATGAGCACCCGCAAACCATCGCCATGGTGCTCGCCTACCTGCCGATGGCTCAGGCGGCGGCGGTTCTCGGCAAGTTGCCGCAAGACCTCCGCGCCAACGTCGCGGCGCGCATCGCCGAGATGGAGCAAACCCCGCCGGACGTGATCCGCCGGGTTGAGCAGGTTCTCGAAAAGAAGGTGTCGAGCCTCATCAGCCAAGACATGTCGAAGGCGGGCGGGCCCAAGGCCCTGGTTGACTTGCTCAGCAAAGTAGACCGCACCACCGAGCGGCAAGTGCTGGAGAGCCTTTCCGAGAGCAATCCCGAGCTCGCCGAAGAGATCAAGAACATGATGTTCGTGTTCGAAGACTGTATCTCGCTCGACGACCGCGCGATCCAAGCCGTGCTCAAGGAAGTGGATGGTCGCGAGCTTGCCACCGCCCTCAAGTCGGTGAAGCAAGAAGTGCGCGACAAAATCTTTACCAACATGTCCGAGCGCGCCGTGAAGATGCTCAAGGAAGACATGGAATTCATGGGGCCGGTCAAGCTCAAGGTCGTGGAAGAGGCCCAGCAGAAGATCGTGGCCGTCATCCGCCGCCTCGAAGAAACCGGCGAAATCACGATCGACCGAGGTTCGGAAGAAGACGCGTATGTTTAA